A genomic stretch from Deltaproteobacteria bacterium includes:
- a CDS encoding site-specific integrase, whose translation MVDVLSRMYVLAEAWGLAPPGSNPCHGVRRYRRRPRERFLTHEEFRRLGRVLRDLEADGSVWPSTIAAIHLLMLTGCRKSEILDLRWDDVELTASELRLKDAKAGPRMVHLTAPVLAVLKGLPRSPGKACVFSGPRGGNQEPYFNLCWRRIRARAGLDDLRIHDLRHSYASRALALGEGLPTIGKLLGHSKVSTTARYAHLMRDAEKTAAARVGESIGVHLEPQNANT comes from the coding sequence GTGGTCGACGTGCTGTCCAGAATGTACGTGCTGGCCGAGGCGTGGGGTCTCGCGCCGCCCGGGAGCAACCCGTGCCACGGGGTGCGCCGCTACCGGAGACGCCCCCGCGAGCGATTCTTGACGCACGAAGAATTCCGTCGCCTGGGCCGCGTGTTGAGGGACTTGGAAGCGGACGGATCGGTTTGGCCGTCCACGATTGCGGCGATTCACCTGTTGATGCTGACCGGATGCCGCAAAAGCGAGATATTGGATCTTCGCTGGGACGATGTGGAACTTACTGCGAGCGAGTTGCGGCTCAAGGACGCTAAGGCGGGACCGCGCATGGTCCATCTGACGGCACCCGTACTGGCGGTGCTTAAGGGCCTCCCCCGCTCGCCGGGGAAGGCCTGTGTGTTCTCCGGGCCGAGAGGCGGTAATCAAGAGCCGTACTTCAACCTGTGCTGGCGACGTATCCGGGCGCGGGCGGGACTTGACGACTTGCGGATTCATGATCTGAGACACTCCTACGCGTCGAGGGCGCTCGCGCTGGGTGAGGGCTTGCCCACGATCGGGAAACTACTCGGACACTCGAAGGTATCGACGACAGCGCGCTACGCGCACCTGATGCGCGATGCGGAGAAAACAGCTGCCGCCCGGGTGGGCGAGAGCATCGGAGTTCACCTGGAGCCGCAAAACGCCAATACCTGA
- a CDS encoding site-specific integrase: MAKLQHGTLSNRMVARLKVAKDTVYWDRELTGFGVRVYPTGSKVYIVQARGPKGPSRLTVGKHGVINVDEARKRAASIIARVKAGDETASGPVRTGEVGRRPHGGRTRETLHEGTRGDTLKAEFHEYGTLGGLQTYRVGLGPPAACVGRTRAGRGTPPAAVQDALYGEHGGPHPELMYRLGEDWGMAPKGCNPCRSIIKYPERNRERFLTDREFTRLGRVLDEAETQCEVSATAVSAIRLLMLTGCRKNEILALRWENVSLDESEFKLPDAKTGARVVSLSPPALKLLAGLPRIQGNPWVFPGKKPGAHISDIDYTWNIIRSRAGLEDIRLHDLRHSFASRVLALGETLPMIGKLLGHTQIETTARYAHLARDTVREAAERVSESIADDILGED; this comes from the coding sequence GTGGCGAAGCTGCAACACGGGACGCTCTCGAACCGTATGGTCGCTCGACTGAAAGTGGCGAAGGACACTGTATACTGGGACAGGGAACTGACCGGCTTCGGGGTGCGGGTCTATCCCACGGGCTCAAAAGTCTACATTGTCCAGGCCCGGGGGCCGAAGGGACCCAGTCGCCTGACGGTGGGCAAGCATGGTGTGATCAATGTGGATGAGGCGCGAAAGCGCGCGGCATCGATCATCGCACGGGTGAAGGCGGGCGATGAGACGGCTTCCGGACCGGTGCGGACCGGTGAAGTCGGCCGGCGGCCCCACGGTGGCCGAACTCGCGAGACGCTACATGAAGGAACACGCGGCGATACGCTAAAAGCCGAGTTCCATGAGTATGGTACGCTCGGTGGTCTACAAACATATCGTGTCGGCCTTGGGCCGCCTGCCGCTTGCGTCGGTCGAACGCGCGCAGGTCGCGGAACTCCACCAGCGGCTGTCCAAGACGCCCTATACGGCGAACATGGTGGTCCGCACCCTGAACTGATGTACCGGCTGGGCGAGGACTGGGGCATGGCGCCTAAGGGATGCAACCCCTGCCGCTCCATCATCAAGTACCCTGAACGCAACCGGGAACGGTTCCTGACCGACAGGGAGTTCACCCGCTTGGGACGTGTCCTCGATGAGGCCGAAACCCAGTGCGAGGTATCTGCAACCGCCGTGTCGGCGATCCGTCTTCTGATGCTGACCGGGTGCCGGAAGAACGAGATACTGGCGCTTCGCTGGGAGAACGTATCGCTGGATGAGAGCGAATTCAAGCTGCCCGACGCGAAGACGGGCGCGCGAGTGGTGTCCCTCTCGCCACCGGCTCTGAAGCTTCTCGCCGGTCTGCCGCGAATACAGGGCAATCCATGGGTTTTTCCCGGAAAGAAGCCGGGCGCGCACATAAGCGACATCGATTATACCTGGAACATTATCCGCTCACGCGCGGGTCTCGAGGACATCCGGCTCCACGACTTGCGCCATTCCTTCGCATCCAGGGTGCTGGCGCTTGGTGAGACTCTGCCGATGATCGGCAAACTCCTGGGTCATACCCAGATCGAGACCACAGCGCGCTACGCACATCTGGCGCGTGACACGGTGCGGGAGGCGGCGGAGCGGGTCTCCGAGAGCATCGCTGACGACATCCTGGGGGAAGATTAG
- a CDS encoding helix-turn-helix transcriptional regulator → MTVSLDAMMAELDPERRRRIEDRSAELIAEEMTLRELREARRLTQMSVARELGIGQDAVSRLEQRSDLLLSTLRKTVEAMGGNLSLIAWFPDRPPVELAGIAEHDARD, encoded by the coding sequence ATGACCGTGAGCCTTGATGCCATGATGGCGGAACTCGACCCCGAGCGGCGGCGCAGGATAGAGGATCGGTCGGCGGAACTGATTGCCGAGGAGATGACGCTGCGCGAGTTGCGCGAGGCCCGAAGGCTCACCCAGATGAGCGTTGCGCGCGAACTCGGCATCGGCCAGGACGCGGTTTCGCGGCTGGAGCAGCGCAGTGATCTGCTGCTGTCCACATTGCGTAAGACGGTCGAGGCGATGGGCGGAAACCTGTCGCTGATTGCCTGGTTCCCCGACCGCCCTCCGGTCGAGCTCGCGGGCATCGCCGAGCACGACGCCCGCGATTGA